Within Candidatus Izemoplasmatales bacterium, the genomic segment ACGATGAACCTCATCAGTTTGGTCCCCATGAATGCCGCATTGCCGATCGAGACAAGGATAGGCTGGACATAAGTCACCGACGAAAGATTACTTGCATAGAAGAACGTATAGTTCTCGATCGTCGTGATCGGGGCGTTGACGACGAGAGATCTGATGTTGGTGTTGTTTCTGAATGCATTCGCGACCAACCGGATGACCGTCAACCCCGATAACGTTTCAGGAATCGTCATGTCCGATGCCGTCGAGCTTGTCGATGGACGGATGACGGTAACCGTATCGTCCTTCAATTGGGCATAGAGCCACTCGCCATCGTCGATTACCGTGGAAACATTGAAAACGCTCGGAGTCGTGGTGACGCCATTCCCGGCCCAGTCAACATCCCATGATGCAGGTGCCGACTCGAAGGAGCTCAGAAGAACCAGCTTCGTACACCCGGAAAATGCGTATGCACCGATGGTTGTCACGCTGGTAGGTACATCCAACAAGGCCAGTTTGCTGCATCCAGAAAACGCACTGGAGCCGATGGTGATCAACGAATCGGGCAACGTAAGTTGACTGACCTTGCTCAATGAACTGAACGCGCTGCTTCCGATCGTCGTTAACGTATCCGGCAAGATCAGCGTCGTCACATTGGTGACCCCGCTGAATGCGGACGAACCGATGCCCGTGACGCCTTCACTGACGATGATCGATGTCAATCCGGTACATCCGGAAAACGCTTTCGATCCGACTTCCTGGACGCCCCCGGGAATCGTCACGGCTTGAAGCGCAAGACATTTTTCAAAAGCGCTGTTGCCAATTGCCGTGACGGATGAAGGAATGGTGAAATGGAGTAATGCGCAATTATAGAAGGCGTATGCGCCGATCGTACCCAATGTGCCCGGAACGACGAACGACGCGAGTTTGGTACAGTTGTAGAATGCCATATCCCCAATGTCGGAGATCGATGCGTTTGTCACAAATGAAACCAATGAAACCGCACTGGTGAACGCCTCATTGCCGATCGTGATGATCGACGAGGAGAGCGTGACATTCGTGATGGCGTCGCATTCTCTGAACGCACCTTCCCCGATCGTCTCGACCGAGGCGGGCAATGTGACGCTTGTCAAGGATTTGCACTGGTAGAACGCATAATCGCCGATGGAGACGAGATGGTCGGGCCAAACAACGTTCGCAAGAGCCGAGCAATCATAGAACGTTTGAACCCCGATCTGCGTCACCTGGGCCGGGAAGGAAAACTCAGAGAGACCGGACGCACTGAATGCGTTTCCGCCGATGGAGACCACGCTGTCAGGCAACGCGATAGCGGTCAACGATGGACAATATGCGAATGCAGATGTACCGATTTCGGTCACGTCCGAGTGAATGAGGATGCTGTTCAATGCCGTGCAATTGCTGAACAGGGAGTTCGCAATGACGCCGATGTCTCCCCATATCTCGACGGTAGTCAACGATGTGCATTGGTAAAAGGCATGTGTGCCGACTGTTGTCACGCTTGCGGGAATCGTGATTTCGGTCAGGGACACGCAGCCAGAGAATGCATAATCGGAAATGGTCGTCAGCGACACCGGCCATGTGAGTTCCACAAGGGATGAACATTGTGAGAATGCATAAGAACCGATTGTTTCGATGGCCGACGGCAATTGCACGTCCACTAGATTCGTACAGCCACTGCAGAACGCAACGGGGATTTCGGATGCGGCAGAGAGGACGATCAACGTCGTCAATCCAGTGCATCCGGCGAATGCATATGTCTCCATCGAGACGATCGATTCGGGGATTGTCACGGATGTGATCGAGACGAGATCGGCGAAGGCCCGATATCCAATATGCGTCACTGCGACCCCAAGATATGAATTCGGGATGACGACGTTCACATCGGATCCTTCGTATCCGGTCACGGTATATGTGCCTTGCGAGTTCAACACGAAGACGAACGGATTCGGATCCCACTTCGCGTAGAGAACCAGTCCGTTCGATGTTGCATCGTAATACGGGAAATCGATGGAATCACCAAGCAGCTCGGCATTGTCATACCATCCGGCGAACAGGTATGCGACGCGCTGTGTCGTCGGCGACGACGACAGCACATAATCCGAGACGCTTTCGACCGATGTCCCGCCGTTCGTCTCGAAGACGAATGTTCTGTATTGCATGGTGAACGAGAAGATGACGGGACGATTGCTGTTGTTCCATTCGGAATCCCAAGTACTGCCGACCTGTGCAAGATTCGTGAAGATCAGCAGCGAACTGCATCCATTGAAGACATAACCCCCCATGTCGACGACTGTATCGGGAACATAGATGTCCGTCAACAAACGGCAGAATCCAAACGCTTGAAATCCGATGCCCGACAAGGGGGTGTTTTCCGGCATTTTGAACGAGACGAGTTTCAGGCAATGATAGAAGGCGTATTTACCAATCGTCGACAATGCAGATGAAGAGCCGAAAACGACGCGCGATAGATTCCCCGCACCCGCGAATGCATTGGCACCCAAGGTCTCGGCCGTGTTTGGCAGTTCGATTTCCTGGATCGTGGAATTTTCATAGAACGCAAACGGTCCAATGCCGACGACCGTCAAACCCGCGATCGATCCGGGAATCACGATGGTCGACGACGACAATGTTGTTCCGAGAATCATCCCCTTGTCGCCTTGAAGAACCGCATAGCGCAACCCATCCGCGATTTCCGTGCGGATGAATCCGTACACGACTGGAAATTCAGAAGGATTCCATGGCAGGGAATTATTCTGGTTGACGTCTCCTTCGGTCCATCCGTCAGGAGCGGCTTCTGCTTCTGCGTAGATCACAAGGAGCGGACTCAATAGAAATGCCATGGATCCAATTGTCTGCACTTCACTTGGAATCACGACGCTCGTCAGTGATTCGCAACCATAGAACGCTTCGGACGCGATCGTGTCGATGGTTCCGGGCAGCACAACGGAGGTCAGCGTGATTCGATCGGCGAACGCTCTCGCGAAAACCGTCGTGACGGTCATTCCTTCGAGGGACTCGGGGATGACCAGTTCGGACGGAGCATATCCGGGAGACAAACCCAAGATCACCGCTTCGCCCGAACTGGTGACGGCATAACGGTATTCGCCGTTTATCCTTGTTTCTTGATAATCCCATAAAACGGGTCGATTGCTATCGTTCCAGCTCTGTTTGTTCAGTTCATCGACCTCCCAGCCGGTCGGTTTGGTAGCCGCTTCGGCAAAAATCAATAGCGATGGGCTTTGTAAGAAGGCACCCACACCGATTGACACGACACTTGACGGAAGATACGCTCGCTGCAACTGGGTCGCATATTGGAATGCGTTTGAACCGATCGTGACCACGCTGTCGGGGATCACGATATCGGTAAGGGAGGAACACATGGAAAATGCTGCATAACCGATCTCCAACAGTCCCGTCGGCAACGTGACATCCTGAAGCAGGGAGCACTTGGCGAACGCGGACGAGCCGATGACTGTTAAGGCGGAAGAGGTGGCGAATGTGATCGATGTTAACAATGGAGAAGAGTAGAACGCCATGGCGCGGATTTCTCTGATCGATGCGGGAATCGACAACGATTCCATCAACGAAAGTTCACGATAAGCATCTTCATAGATGATGGAAACCGGCATTTCGTCGATGAATGCGGGTACCTGGACGGAAGATGCGTTGATCGATTCATCGACCGACCAGATTCCAACGGTATGATCAGAATGAACGATATATTCATACTGACTGTTTTGGCGCGACTCCACATACCCCCAGACGAACTGTCCGGTCGTTCGGCACCACTCCTCATGCCAGGCTTCCGGCTGTTCGGCGGACCGCAAGTAGAGATTCATGTTGCCCGTGATCGCATTTCTGCCGATCGAGGTGACGGAAGCTGGGATGATGAGGGATGTGACGTTTGAAAGACCGTAGAGTCCGTAATCTTCGATGACGGTCAATCCTTCCGGCAGTTCGATCGAAATCATGTTGGTACATTGAAAGAACGCAGAGTGTTCGACGCTCCCGACGGTTTCGGGAATGACGATCGAGGTCAATGTCTGGCAGCCACTGAACATCTTCCCAGAGAAACCGATGAGGTTCATCCCATCGATCTGTGACGGCAGAACGACATCGGTCGGCACGAATCCCGCCGCGAGTTCCAGCAGATAGACTTCGTCAGTTGAGGTGATTGCATAAACGTACTCGTCGGTCCTGTCCGTCGAACGGTAATTCCAGACCACATCCGCCATGTAATAATCCCAACCATCCGACCAATTCGCCTGTCTTTCCCCAGCATCGACCAGCAGGATGATTTGATTTGACAAAGCGAAGGCATACTCGTCGATGACGATGACGCTTTCCGGGATTTGGACATATCGCAGATCGGTACATTCGCCGAACGCCCATGATTCGAGGCTCAACAGGCCCGAGGGAAGGGCGACTTCCGTCAGACGGTTGCACGCGTGGAATGCGGCGTACCCGATCGACAGCAAGCGATCCGGCAAATCAATCTGGCGGAGATTATCGCATTCGTTGAAGGCATAATCCTCGATCGTCCTCAAGTACGCCGGAAACGCGAAGTCGACGATTTGATCCATTCCCGAAAAGGCCGATGGGCCGATGGATGTGACGGGTAATCCTGCGATGGTATCAGGGATGATCACGGTGCTCTCGGTACCGACATATCCGACGATGCTGATCTGCGTCCCGCTTGACTCATATTGGATTCCCGTGGTCAGAGGAGCACACAGGTTGTACATGACGTGGATCACCGAATCGGCATCCCCATAGATGACATATGATCGGAAATACCCATTTTTCGACAACGGGAAACTCATCAGGAACTCGTGGGTCGTCCCGTTGATCTTGGATCCGGCATATTGAACGACCCCTACCGCATCGAATGTTGGATCGACGATCGACTCGTGATACAACACTCCGTATTCGATCAGAGTGGCATCGACCGGTAACTTGAACTGGCATAGATAGGATTGATACCCCGGACGAAGATGCACCGGAGTGCTCATCGATACCATGGCCTCGGGAGGAGTGTTCGGTTCGCCGAAAACGGCGACGATCTCTGTTTCTTCCAGGACCGTGAACGAATATTGGGTCTCATAACTGACGATTCTGTTTCCGATCCGCCAAAATTGGAACGAATCCGATTCCAGGAGTGCGTTTGTGGAGACGGTGATCACCGTATTGACCTGATAGGTCCCCCCGCCGGAACCGTTTACGACGCTGATCGTGCGGATATCATCGACGACTGCAGGAGAATACTGAAGAACGGTGACAAGATCCTGCGTGACGTTGGCGTATGTTGAACTCCATTTGGGGGTGGCGAAGACCATGCCCGGTTTGGAAATCGACGATGTATCCGGCTCGACCGCCGATCCTCCCGAAGCCACGTACTGCAAATCGATCAGTCTGCCGTTGGCATCCATGAAGGCGACTACGTTCTTGGCCGATGGTTTGAACACCGCGATCAGATGCATCGAAGAGCTAACGATGAACTCGTGATCAATCGCATAGTCCTTCTGCACGGCACCGTTAACGATCCAAAAAGAAAAGACGAATCCATCGATATCCTGCAGCGAACTCGTCAATACCACCCTCGAACCGTACTGAACATCGTGAACGACAGTTGAGATGGTATTAGTTTCGTCAAAATACGTTTCGACAACGATATCGACCGCCGATTGATATGAAGCCGAGACTTCCGTTGTACGTACTCCGAACACGGTTTGACATAGTGCAAGCAAGATCGTCGCAAGGATTTTCATTTGTTCACCCTTCCTAAAAAATCTCTTCTCCACATAAAGTTGCTGATCCGAAATCGCCGCTCGTGGCAATGGTCGAATCAAGCGTGAACTCGATCACTTGGACATCAGGCGACTCGTATGGTTGTTTCGTACTTTCCATCACGCTCATCACTCCCATGCTATTTTTCTCATATAATGAATATAGAGCCAAACGACTGGTCAAGTCGCAATCGAAAAGTGGACCGCGACATGCTATTCCATTTCATTAATTATAGGAATGCATCTCGCCATCGGATCGATCGTATCAACACAATAGATGTCCATGATGATGGTGCTGTTGTCCTGTTGATGTTCCAGATGAAATGTCTTGCTGGTTTGAATGGACAAGTTTCGGAAGCGCTCGTCACGAATTGATATCGATGGAATGATCGGAAAATTAAAAATGACATATCGAAGATGAGCCTTTGCGCGCGATGCCAAATCGAAGTCAAAATGGTTTTTTTGGTCGATTTCGGAGAGAGTTTGATATATTTTATCATATAACGCCGCGTGAGTATATTGTGTAATGAAAAATATTAATGAAACGATTCATGAAAAGAACCATCAACTTCACTTGCCGATCGACTCGATTGTCATATAATCCGTCTGTTCAGTGAGATCTTCTTTATGACCACTTAGGTGGTCGGTTGACAACACAACATTACACACTCAACAATCTGCTATGACGCCAATTGAGGCGAAGAAGTGATCATGTAGATTCTCTTTTTGAAGTCATCAACAGAATATTTGAATGGTGATTCTTGTTGTAGACAATTCGAAACGATGACCCCACCTCGACATCATCCATAACACTCACCTGTTGCAATAAGTCGAGTAATCGTAAAGGGTGACGAAGCGCGACCCGGAAGGAAGACATGTGTATATCTAGACCGACGAACACATCCAGATCAATTCATCACGTGCTATCACGCTTTGGTTCTTTATCGTCTACTCAAACTCAGAACCGACAATCAATACCCTCTCCATCAATTGAAAGAATGCTAGACAACACAAGAGAGGTACTTCCGGATCAATTGATCTGTATAGTGACTGTACAATATCTTGTGTAAACGAGTTTTTGAACGGCCGCACCGTTCGGACATGAAAAGAGAAATCCCTTGTGTATGATAGGTTTGCCGACTCACCATACACAGGAGGATTTCCCATGCATATTTTTTCCACGAAGCTGATCCGTTGTCTCGCAGATCGCGTAAATATGGAAGAATCCATCCAAGAACTGTTAAGATCGAAACTCGAAACCGCCGTCAATGAACTTCTCAAACTCGAACTGACCAGATTTCTGAACTACGAGAATAAAAACCGGATCGGATTCAACTCCAGAAACGGTCGCTATCTGAAGAATACGCGGTCATCTACCAAGGCGACCTATGTCCCCTTGCGAAGGGACACGGTTCAGAAGGAAGCGATCCACATCGTCCTGGGAATCACGATGGACGGCACGAAGGAGATGCTCGGCTATGCCGACGCTCCGTGCAAGTCCGCCGTCGCGTGGGAGACGCTGCTGGGAGATATTCGATCAAGGGGCGAGAAAAGGCCCTTGCTGTTCGTGGTGGATGGCCTCAAGGGCATTGAAGAGGCGATCCTGCGCTTTTATCCCAAGGCGGGAATCCAGCGCTGTCTCGTTCACGTCATGCGGAATATCGCCAGTCACGTTCGCGTGAAGGACCGGATGGAGATCCTAGGTGATTTCAAACAAATCCACAGGCGGGACTCGGCCGCCGCGGCCGTGTCCGTCTTGGATGGTTTCGTCAAGAAATGGAATCCAATCCATCCCAAGATGATCGCATCGATCCTGGAGAACCGGTACCTTCTGACTTTCTACGAGTCCCCGCGGAGAACCGACCCTCGCTCTATTCCACGAACCTGATCGAGAACTTCAATAAGCATCTGAAGCGCGATCTCAAGGCGAAGATCCAATTCCCCTCAGAGGAGTCGATGGACAAGCATCTCGTTTCCTGCATCGAATCCTACAACTTTCGCATGGGGGTCCTGGTTCATCGCGGATTTGGTTCAGTTCTCCCTGAACTGAACCAAATCATGGACAGAAGATACAATGACCAAATTGAACAAAAAGACTGAAAGAACAAAGAGTCAAAGCAACGGGTATTCCGGATTCATTGTGTCTACCCATTTACACAACATTCTTGACAGTACTCGTCCGGCCATTTCTTACAACACATATGATGGTTCATCAGATATGCATATAAATGATCAAGAGATGAGAAGAAGGAGCATAGCAAATAGATCGACAATCTATCATACCGATAGAAAGCCGGGCATGATTATCGATTCCAACATTGATTCATCACGCATAATCGCTACTTGGGAACACTCCGGACGGAGGGGTTATCGAAAATTCATATATATTCATTTACATCCTAATATAGCATATATTGAAGAGGTGACCAAACCACCCTGAACTTGAAGGTCCCTGTAGAGGTCCAATTATAGCCACGCACGCGAACGAAGATCGCCTGGCCTTCCTCGAGGTAGAACGCCGTCTTGAAATTGGTGCCGAGACCACCGCCATCGACGGATGAGATGATGTTTTCCATGGATTGATTGGGAACCGGGAGATTGAAGAAATCACCCACGGTATTGGTCGTTCCGGTGGTGTAGAACTCATACACGGCGGCCTCGGGCGCCTCGAACCGGAACCAATGGTAACCGCCGACCGTGAGTGAACGCGTGACGATGAGATCGAGTTGCGCATGATAGATCGTCGGCAGGTACAGCGTCTCAAGTTCGGACGGGTACGGACCGGTCAAGGTTTCCGGTGTGTCGTCGATCGAGGATGCGAAGATCCGCCAATACACGAAGGAACTGGTCGAGGAGAGGATGGCTCCCCATCCAGCATCCGAAACCGTGATGGACGATCCGTCGGTATATTCCTCCGACTCGTACAGGATCGCACCATCCTGGTCCATGACCTGCACGGTGAAGCGGTTGTTGTAATATGGATCGGAACCACCCACGATCGTCCAGGTGAATGTCGGTTTCAGATATGAAGCCGGCCCTTCGACGACGGGCTGGACATTGAACGAGTATGCCCGCAGAAGCGTGCCGAACAAGTCCGAAGCCGAAGTGACGCCTTGATTCTGGAAATGCATCGTCACTTTCTGAAGGAAATCCGAAATGTATGGCGTATCATCGGCCGACCCGACAGCCAGATCGAAGACCGTCTGATCACCAAGCGACACGGTATCGAAGCTTTCTCCGATTCCATCCGCAATGTCATACAGCAAGCCGGCGACGCTCAGTTCCGTCCCTTCTCCTTTCGACATCTGCTCAGCCGATAGGTTTTCCAGGCTGTACGTCGCGTAATCGCCATCGCCGACTCCGCTGATACCCAGATTGCCGGCTTGCATCGTCTCCTGGCATCGTGTCGAGAAGTAATATGCCCATGCTTCCGACCAAATCAACGTAGCGGCGTCGTCTTTATCCCTGTCCAGATAATGCAGATCCTCGATCCCATGCTGCGCCATCAAGAAACTGGTAATCTCATACTCGTGTGCGACATAATGACCGAATTCGTGCAGGATCGTATCCCAGATATGGTCACAGGGAATGGATGGCGTGGGCAGTGCCGGAGTCCAATTCAGATAGATCGTTTCCAGATACGTGATGGGAAGGAAAAAGGAAGTTCCGGTCGTGGGAGTGACATAGAGGAAATGGTTGTCCCGATTCGGAACGAGTTGATCGAGATAGGCGAATCCCATGTTCAATGCCTGGCAGATGACGATGTTCTTGTTCGAGGCGTCGGTATATGAAGGGGCGAAGTTGATGTAAAGGTAATGATCACCGTCTTGGTAATCGATCGTCTCGTACATGCGGATGTATGACGCTGCCGGAAGAACCCCGTTCACGACGTTGCTGACGCGATAGTCGTCCGTTTCCGTCAGGATCTCAACCGTCAGGTCATATCCGTTCTCTTCGGCCGAAAGATCGTTCACGAAGACGATCAGCGCTTGACCCGTGGTCCCCGTCATGGCCGTATAGAGTACGGTTCCCGACGAACATGCCCCGTCGCAGGCGAGAACCTTCATTCCGGGAGCGTTGTGCAGGTTGCCGTTCTGATCCGAGTAGCGAATCCAGACGGAGATCAATATCAACTCTCCTGCTCCGCCGTCCGCCCCGCCGGGATCAAGCGTCGCCGTTTGCTCGAACGGTCTCCTGATGAGCGTCTCGCTCGCGCCGAGACGTCTTGCGGGATATGTTGGAATGGATTCGATCGTCGGTGCAGGAGCTTCGATCTCCGTGGGCGTCGATTCGAGAAGGTAGGCGAGTGAATCGGGACTCAATTCCGCATGTTCGCCAACAACCTCGGATTCGACGGCAGCCGATTGGATCGCGGAATATGAAGCGGATGCCATTTGACCAACGACGATGCTCAATACACCCAAAGCGATGACCAGAATGCAGAGATTCTTTTTCATGGTTTCCTCCCGTGTTTAATTTGAAAAGCGATGATACAGAGGCGATTGCATGCGACAAGATCCTTGATCACCGATGGCAGGATTGGGTTCGAAATCAAGTGAAATATGATTATCGTGTCGGCGTCTTGCCTCTAATTAGATATAGTAGCATGTTCTTTTTATTTTTC encodes:
- a CDS encoding leucine-rich repeat protein, whose amino-acid sequence is MKILATILLALCQTVFGVRTTEVSASYQSAVDIVVETYFDETNTISTVVHDVQYGSRVVLTSSLQDIDGFVFSFWIVNGAVQKDYAIDHEFIVSSSMHLIAVFKPSAKNVVAFMDANGRLIDLQYVASGGSAVEPDTSSISKPGMVFATPKWSSTYANVTQDLVTVLQYSPAVVDDIRTISVVNGSGGGTYQVNTVITVSTNALLESDSFQFWRIGNRIVSYETQYSFTVLEETEIVAVFGEPNTPPEAMVSMSTPVHLRPGYQSYLCQFKLPVDATLIEYGVLYHESIVDPTFDAVGVVQYAGSKINGTTHEFLMSFPLSKNGYFRSYVIYGDADSVIHVMYNLCAPLTTGIQYESSGTQISIVGYVGTESTVIIPDTIAGLPVTSIGPSAFSGMDQIVDFAFPAYLRTIEDYAFNECDNLRQIDLPDRLLSIGYAAFHACNRLTEVALPSGLLSLESWAFGECTDLRYVQIPESVIVIDEYAFALSNQIILLVDAGERQANWSDGWDYYMADVVWNYRSTDRTDEYVYAITSTDEVYLLELAAGFVPTDVVLPSQIDGMNLIGFSGKMFSGCQTLTSIVIPETVGSVEHSAFFQCTNMISIELPEGLTVIEDYGLYGLSNVTSLIIPASVTSIGRNAITGNMNLYLRSAEQPEAWHEEWCRTTGQFVWGYVESRQNSQYEYIVHSDHTVGIWSVDESINASSVQVPAFIDEMPVSIIYEDAYRELSLMESLSIPASIREIRAMAFYSSPLLTSITFATSSALTVIGSSAFAKCSLLQDVTLPTGLLEIGYAAFSMCSSLTDIVIPDSVVTIGSNAFQYATQLQRAYLPSSVVSIGVGAFLQSPSLLIFAEAATKPTGWEVDELNKQSWNDSNRPVLWDYQETRINGEYRYAVTSSGEAVILGLSPGYAPSELVIPESLEGMTVTTVFARAFADRITLTSVVLPGTIDTIASEAFYGCESLTSVVIPSEVQTIGSMAFLLSPLLVIYAEAEAAPDGWTEGDVNQNNSLPWNPSEFPVVYGFIRTEIADGLRYAVLQGDKGMILGTTLSSSTIVIPGSIAGLTVVGIGPFAFYENSTIQEIELPNTAETLGANAFAGAGNLSRVVFGSSSALSTIGKYAFYHCLKLVSFKMPENTPLSGIGFQAFGFCRLLTDIYVPDTVVDMGGYVFNGCSSLLIFTNLAQVGSTWDSEWNNSNRPVIFSFTMQYRTFVFETNGGTSVESVSDYVLSSSPTTQRVAYLFAGWYDNAELLGDSIDFPYYDATSNGLVLYAKWDPNPFVFVLNSQGTYTVTGYEGSDVNVVIPNSYLGVAVTHIGYRAFADLVSITSVTIPESIVSMETYAFAGCTGLTTLIVLSAASEIPVAFCSGCTNLVDVQLPSAIETIGSYAFSQCSSLVELTWPVSLTTISDYAFSGCVSLTEITIPASVTTVGTHAFYQCTSLTTVEIWGDIGVIANSLFSNCTALNSILIHSDVTEIGTSAFAYCPSLTAIALPDSVVSIGGNAFSASGLSEFSFPAQVTQIGVQTFYDCSALANVVWPDHLVSIGDYAFYQCKSLTSVTLPASVETIGEGAFRECDAITNVTLSSSIITIGNEAFTSAVSLVSFVTNASISDIGDMAFYNCTKLASFVVPGTLGTIGAYAFYNCALLHFTIPSSVTAIGNSAFEKCLALQAVTIPGGVQEVGSKAFSGCTGLTSIIVSEGVTGIGSSAFSGVTNVTTLILPDTLTTIGSSAFSSLSKVSQLTLPDSLITIGSSAFSGCSKLALLDVPTSVTTIGAYAFSGCTKLVLLSSFESAPASWDVDWAGNGVTTTPSVFNVSTVIDDGEWLYAQLKDDTVTVIRPSTSSTASDMTIPETLSGLTVIRLVANAFRNNTNIRSLVVNAPITTIENYTFFYASNLSSVTYVQPILVSIGNAAFMGTKLMRFIVTTSVTTIGSGAFQGIGTASVLFVEGISAPSGWNENWTYTASQAIVWGYESTVVFNEIEYAISSDDTATVIGRQDGSLATDFVIAPVVEGYPVTGIRTDAFRGQSQMKTIHIPDCVASIGGYAFYQATAIIIYCAASSQPSEWSSTWNASNRPVYWGFIELGDDGAVKYMASLSGSYVMGLSPSFSGTDLVIPDELGGMPTVSIESYAFANASIQSVTIPSSVTSIKSFAFSTASDLSQITFEPGSLLSSIGNNAFENCFALTGINLPDDLLTIGNYAFWQCTSLTSISLPQELTTLGIRVFNSCYLLSFVLIPESVTVVGGNQFLGSSSVNVYCEAASLPAGWSVDWNSMGCPVVWGYTGS
- a CDS encoding transposase, with the protein product MHIFSTKLIRCLADRVNMEESIQELLRSKLETAVNELLKLELTRFLNYENKNRIGFNSRNGRYLKNTRSSTKATYVPLRRDTVQKEAIHIVLGITMDGTKEMLGYADAPCKSAVAWETLLGDIRSRGEKRPLLFVVDGLKGIEEAILRFYPKAGIQRCLVHVMRNIASHVRVKDRMEILGDFKQIHRRDSAAAAVSVLDGFVKKWNPIHPKMIASILENRYLLTFYESPRRTDPRSIPRT